One genomic region from bacterium encodes:
- a CDS encoding deoxyribodipyrimidine photo-lyase, with the protein MARPPVTVFWFRRDLRLEDNRGLYQALSSGLPVLPLFIFDREILDDLADKRDRRVAFIYQVLQRLHARLAEHGGGLLVRHGRPLEVWRQLLEEFPVQAVYTNRDYEPYAVARDRKVADLLAGHGIPFQMYKDQVIFDGDEVVKEGGSPYTVYTPFKNRWLAQLTLRDLHPAASETLLDHLAPAPASGVPSLQEIGFAPVAVDTDPVIDEAIIRSYDRTRDLPAVAGTTRLSVHLRFGTISIRRLAALGRALSPTWLQELIWREFFMSILAHFSHVVDQPFKPQYAAIPWREDRGDFARWCAGETGYPIVDAGMRELNATGFMHNRVRMITASFLCKHLLLPWLWGERYFAEKLLDYDLAANNGNWQWAAGCGCDAAPYFRVFNPEIQAAKFDPQRTYIRRWVPEVDTQTYPKPMVPHAAARIRALETYGRALRGTRE; encoded by the coding sequence ATGGCCCGTCCGCCTGTCACCGTTTTCTGGTTCCGCCGCGACCTCCGTCTTGAAGACAACCGCGGGCTTTACCAGGCCTTGAGCAGCGGCCTCCCGGTGCTGCCGCTCTTCATCTTCGACCGCGAGATCCTCGACGATCTGGCCGATAAACGCGATCGCCGTGTCGCCTTCATTTATCAGGTCTTGCAGCGTCTTCATGCGCGCCTGGCGGAGCATGGCGGCGGTTTGCTGGTGCGGCACGGACGGCCCCTTGAGGTCTGGCGGCAGCTGCTGGAGGAGTTCCCAGTTCAGGCCGTATACACCAACCGCGACTACGAGCCCTATGCGGTGGCGCGGGACCGCAAGGTGGCCGACCTGCTGGCCGGACATGGGATCCCCTTCCAGATGTATAAGGATCAAGTGATTTTCGACGGGGACGAGGTGGTCAAGGAGGGGGGATCGCCCTATACGGTTTACACGCCCTTCAAGAACCGCTGGCTGGCCCAGCTGACGCTGCGGGACCTCCACCCCGCGGCCAGCGAGACTCTGCTCGACCATTTAGCGCCCGCTCCGGCAAGCGGTGTGCCGTCCCTCCAGGAGATCGGCTTCGCACCGGTGGCCGTCGACACCGATCCGGTCATCGATGAGGCCATCATCCGCTCCTACGACCGCACCCGTGACCTGCCCGCGGTGGCCGGCACCACCCGGCTCTCGGTTCATCTCCGCTTCGGCACCATCTCGATCCGCCGGCTGGCCGCCCTCGGCCGCGCTCTCAGCCCGACCTGGCTGCAGGAGCTGATTTGGCGTGAGTTCTTCATGTCGATCCTCGCCCATTTTTCGCATGTTGTGGATCAGCCCTTCAAGCCGCAATATGCCGCCATCCCCTGGCGCGAGGATCGCGGCGATTTCGCCCGCTGGTGCGCCGGCGAGACCGGGTATCCCATCGTCGATGCCGGCATGCGCGAACTCAACGCCACCGGCTTCATGCACAACCGCGTGCGCATGATCACCGCCAGTTTTCTCTGTAAGCATCTCCTCCTACCCTGGCTCTGGGGCGAACGCTACTTCGCGGAAAAGCTGCTTGATTACGACCTTGCCGCCAACAACGGCAACTGGCAGTGGGCCGCCGGCTGCGGCTGTGATGCCGCTCCCTACTTCCGCGTTTTCAATCCCGAGATCCAGGCCGCCAAATTCGATCCGCAGCGGACCTATATCCGCCGCTGGGTGCCGGAGGTGGATACGCAGACCTATCCCAAACCCATGGTGCCGCACGCGGCGGCGCGCATCCGTGCCCTCGAGACCTACGGCCGGGCTTTGCGGGGAACGCGGGAGTAA